A stretch of the Streptomyces venezuelae genome encodes the following:
- the purN gene encoding phosphoribosylglycinamide formyltransferase, producing MAVSRLVVLVSGSGTNLQALLDAIDADPGGPEGFGARVVAVGADRDGIAGLERAEKAGIPTFVCPVKAYPTREDWDRALTEATAAHEPDLIVSAGFMKIVGKEFIGRYEGRIVNTHPALLPAFPGAHGVRDALAYGAKVTGCTVHFVDAGVDTGPVIAQGVVEIRDEDDEAALHERIKEVERRLLVDVVGRLARHGYRIEGRKVTIQ from the coding sequence ATGGCCGTCTCCCGCCTGGTCGTGCTGGTCTCCGGTTCCGGCACCAACCTCCAGGCCCTGCTTGATGCCATCGATGCCGATCCCGGGGGACCCGAAGGGTTCGGCGCGCGCGTCGTGGCCGTGGGAGCGGACCGGGACGGCATCGCCGGGCTGGAGCGGGCCGAGAAGGCCGGGATTCCGACCTTCGTGTGCCCGGTGAAGGCGTACCCCACCCGCGAGGACTGGGACCGCGCGCTCACCGAGGCCACCGCCGCCCACGAGCCGGACCTCATCGTGTCCGCCGGGTTCATGAAGATCGTGGGCAAGGAGTTCATCGGCCGGTACGAGGGGCGGATCGTCAACACCCACCCCGCCCTGCTCCCCGCCTTCCCCGGCGCACACGGGGTCCGGGACGCGCTCGCCTACGGCGCGAAGGTCACCGGGTGCACCGTCCACTTCGTGGATGCCGGCGTGGACACCGGTCCGGTCATCGCCCAGGGTGTGGTCGAGATCCGGGACGAGGACGACGAAGCCGCTCTCCATGAGCGCATCAAGGAAGTCGAGCGCAGGCTGCTCGTCGATGTCGTGGGGCGACTGGCCCGGCACGGCTACCGCATTGAGGGACGAAAGGTAACGATCCAGTGA
- the sucC gene encoding ADP-forming succinate--CoA ligase subunit beta, translating into MDLFEYQARDLFAKHGVPVLAGEVIDTPEAAREATERLGGKSVVKAQVKVGGRGKAGGVKLAATPDEAVARATDILGMDIKGHTVHKVMIAETAPEIVEEYYVSYLLDRTNRTFLAMASVAGGMDIEQVAEETPEKLAKVPVNANEGVTIEKAREIVALAKFPAEVAEKVAEVLVTLWATFIAEDALLVEVNPLAKVANGDVIALDGKVSLDENAEFRQPGHEEFVDHAAANPLEAAAKEKNLNYVKLDGEVGIIGNGAGLVMSTLDVVAYAGEAYQSENGGGVKPANFLDIGGGASAAVMANGLEIILGDPDVKSVFVNVFGGITACDEVANGIVQALQLLKDKGEEVTKPLVVRLDGNNAELGRKILSDANHPLVQRVDTMDGAADKAAELAAAAK; encoded by the coding sequence GTGGACCTGTTCGAGTACCAGGCGAGGGACCTCTTCGCCAAGCACGGTGTACCGGTGCTGGCCGGTGAAGTCATCGACACGCCTGAGGCGGCTCGCGAGGCCACCGAGCGGCTGGGCGGCAAGTCGGTCGTCAAGGCGCAGGTGAAGGTCGGCGGCCGTGGCAAGGCCGGTGGCGTGAAGCTCGCCGCGACCCCGGACGAGGCCGTCGCCCGCGCGACGGACATCCTGGGCATGGACATCAAGGGCCACACGGTCCACAAGGTGATGATCGCGGAGACCGCTCCCGAGATCGTCGAGGAGTACTACGTCTCCTACCTGCTCGACCGCACCAACCGCACCTTCCTGGCCATGGCCTCGGTCGCGGGCGGCATGGACATCGAGCAGGTCGCCGAGGAGACCCCGGAGAAGCTCGCCAAGGTCCCGGTGAACGCCAACGAGGGCGTGACCATCGAGAAGGCCCGCGAGATCGTCGCCCTGGCGAAGTTCCCGGCCGAGGTCGCCGAGAAGGTCGCCGAGGTCCTGGTGACCCTGTGGGCCACCTTCATCGCCGAGGACGCGCTCCTCGTCGAGGTCAACCCGCTCGCGAAGGTCGCCAACGGCGATGTCATCGCGCTCGACGGCAAGGTCTCGCTCGACGAGAACGCCGAGTTCCGCCAGCCGGGCCACGAGGAGTTCGTGGACCACGCCGCCGCGAACCCGCTCGAGGCCGCCGCCAAGGAGAAGAACCTCAACTACGTCAAGCTCGACGGTGAGGTCGGCATCATCGGCAACGGCGCGGGTCTCGTCATGAGCACCCTGGACGTCGTCGCGTACGCCGGTGAGGCGTACCAGTCCGAGAATGGCGGCGGCGTCAAGCCCGCCAACTTCCTCGACATCGGCGGTGGCGCCTCCGCCGCCGTCATGGCCAACGGCCTCGAGATCATCCTCGGCGACCCGGACGTCAAGTCCGTCTTCGTCAACGTCTTCGGCGGCATCACCGCCTGTGACGAGGTCGCCAACGGCATCGTGCAGGCCCTTCAGCTCCTGAAGGACAAGGGCGAAGAGGTCACCAAGCCGCTCGTCGTCCGCCTCGACGGCAACAACGCCGAGCTGGGTCGCAAGATCCTCTCGGACGCCAACCACCCGCTGGTCCAGCGCGTGGACACCATGGACGGCGCGGCCGACAAGGCCGCCGAGCTCGCTGCGGCTGCGAAGTAA
- a CDS encoding helix-turn-helix domain-containing protein has translation MTQRAETAAEPGALPPPKERRRLRESRELTHDEVAAAVGVTASTVRSWESGRTEPRGRTREAYAKLLAELAKPPADPAQQPAEEHRRGGTALRVAGAVRAFAKGGGGSGHGSPAAARTRPKAAAKRAAKPPGGPAGRTASQEPQDRPRRADTTTPAPPTDHQGLPAAAPAAAPDTGTAPSGRRPAAGEPLSAGPAGQPLAGPPPEPGPVQSTAAEAFDALYARAAPALLRQSYLLTGRRAIAREAVERAFQRAWAHWPEVATDRDPVGWVRAAVYEYALSPWHRFRRAHKHPDRAPADLGDRALLEAMLSLSAAHRRTVLLYDGVGLDLPDTAAETEASTPTAGSRLLHAHGHLAARLPELNGVAPEKQSALLHDRLGSLTPAVRLEVRPPAAVRRAGEHRARFWTRAAVGMTAVIATAGAYTAATAPTRYEPPVAPGTNVSGVPAYHGPEQLTDEDRLLQEKLRSEPATGPARLVPQSE, from the coding sequence ATGACCCAGCGTGCGGAGACGGCCGCGGAGCCGGGTGCCCTGCCGCCGCCCAAGGAACGCCGCAGACTGCGCGAATCCCGCGAGCTGACGCACGATGAGGTGGCGGCGGCGGTCGGGGTCACCGCATCCACCGTCCGCTCCTGGGAGTCGGGCCGCACCGAACCCCGCGGCCGTACCCGCGAGGCGTACGCCAAGCTGCTGGCCGAACTCGCCAAGCCGCCGGCGGACCCCGCACAGCAGCCCGCCGAGGAGCATCGGCGGGGCGGCACCGCCCTGCGGGTGGCAGGTGCCGTACGCGCCTTCGCCAAGGGGGGCGGCGGAAGCGGCCACGGCTCCCCCGCCGCCGCCCGCACCCGGCCGAAGGCCGCCGCCAAACGTGCGGCGAAGCCCCCGGGCGGGCCCGCGGGCCGGACCGCCTCCCAGGAGCCGCAGGACCGCCCCCGGCGGGCGGACACCACGACACCAGCACCTCCGACGGACCATCAGGGCCTCCCGGCCGCCGCCCCGGCCGCCGCCCCGGACACCGGTACCGCCCCGTCGGGCCGCCGCCCGGCGGCCGGTGAACCCCTGTCAGCGGGGCCGGCCGGGCAGCCCCTGGCCGGGCCCCCGCCGGAACCCGGGCCGGTGCAGTCCACCGCGGCCGAGGCCTTCGATGCGCTCTACGCCCGAGCCGCGCCCGCCCTGCTCCGGCAGTCCTACCTGCTGACGGGCCGCCGGGCGATCGCCCGGGAGGCCGTGGAGCGGGCCTTCCAGCGGGCCTGGGCCCACTGGCCGGAGGTCGCCACCGACCGCGATCCTGTCGGCTGGGTGCGGGCGGCGGTGTACGAGTACGCCCTCTCCCCCTGGCACCGGTTCCGCCGGGCCCACAAGCACCCCGACCGGGCCCCGGCCGACCTCGGCGACCGGGCGCTGCTCGAAGCGATGCTGTCCCTGTCGGCCGCGCACCGCCGTACGGTCCTGCTCTACGACGGGGTCGGGCTCGACCTGCCCGACACCGCCGCCGAGACCGAGGCCAGCACGCCCACCGCCGGCAGCCGGCTGCTGCACGCCCATGGGCACCTCGCCGCCCGGCTGCCCGAGCTGAACGGCGTGGCCCCGGAGAAGCAGTCCGCCCTGCTGCACGACCGGCTCGGCAGCCTCACCCCGGCGGTCCGCCTCGAAGTCCGCCCGCCCGCGGCGGTCCGCAGGGCCGGGGAGCACCGCGCCCGCTTCTGGACCCGGGCGGCGGTCGGCATGACCGCGGTGATCGCCACCGCGGGCGCCTACACCGCCGCCACGGCGCCGACCCGGTACGAGCCTCCGGTCGCCCCCGGCACCAATGTGTCAGGGGTGCCCGCGTACCACGGTCCGGAGCAGCTCACCGACGAGGACCGGCTGCTCCAGGAGAAGCTCCGCTCCGAGCCGGCCACCGGTCCCGCCCGGCTGGTGCCGCAGTCCGAATGA
- the sucD gene encoding succinate--CoA ligase subunit alpha, which yields MAIFLNKDSKVIVQGMTGATGMKHTKLMLADGTNIVGGVNPRKAGTSVDFDGTEVPVFGSVAEAMEKTGANVSVLFVPPAFAKAAVVEAIDAEIPLAVVITEGIAVHDSAAFWAYATAKGNKTRIIGPNCPGLITPGQSNAGIIPGDITKPGKIGLVSKSGTLTYQMMYELRDIGFTSAVGIGGDPVIGTTHIDALEAFEADPETELIVMIGEIGGDAEERAADFIAKNVTKPVVGYVAGFTAPEGKTMGHAGAIVSGSSGTAQAKKEALEAAGVKVGKTPTETAKLAREILNG from the coding sequence ATGGCTATCTTCCTCAACAAGGACAGCAAGGTCATCGTCCAGGGCATGACCGGTGCCACGGGCATGAAGCACACCAAGCTCATGCTGGCCGACGGCACCAACATCGTCGGCGGCGTGAACCCGCGCAAGGCCGGCACCAGCGTCGACTTCGACGGCACCGAGGTCCCGGTCTTCGGCTCGGTCGCCGAGGCGATGGAGAAGACGGGCGCCAACGTCTCCGTCCTCTTCGTCCCGCCGGCCTTCGCCAAGGCCGCCGTCGTCGAGGCCATCGACGCCGAGATCCCGCTGGCCGTCGTCATCACCGAGGGCATCGCGGTGCACGACTCCGCCGCCTTCTGGGCGTACGCGACCGCCAAGGGCAACAAGACCCGGATCATCGGCCCGAACTGCCCCGGCCTGATCACCCCCGGCCAGTCCAACGCCGGCATCATCCCGGGCGACATCACCAAGCCCGGCAAGATCGGTCTCGTGTCCAAGTCCGGCACGCTGACCTACCAGATGATGTACGAGCTGCGCGACATCGGCTTCACCTCCGCCGTCGGCATCGGTGGCGACCCGGTCATCGGCACCACGCACATCGACGCCCTGGAGGCCTTCGAGGCCGACCCGGAGACCGAGCTCATCGTCATGATCGGCGAGATCGGCGGCGACGCCGAGGAGCGTGCGGCGGACTTCATCGCGAAGAACGTCACCAAGCCGGTCGTCGGCTACGTCGCGGGCTTCACCGCCCCCGAGGGCAAGACGATGGGCCACGCGGGCGCGATCGTGTCCGGCTCTTCCGGCACCGCACAGGCCAAGAAGGAGGCCCTCGAGGCCGCCGGCGTGAAGGTCGGCAAGACGCCGACCGAGACCGCCAAGCTGGCCCGCGAGATCCTCAACGGCTGA
- a CDS encoding VWA domain-containing protein produces MTAMQAAAGTDDERLRRWRLVLGGGEADGTGCALTGRDAAMDAALGALYGGAAGGGRRRGGERSAGLGGSAPSVARWLGDIRQYFPSSVVQVMQRDAIDRLGLSSLLLEPEMLEAVEPDVHLVGTLLSLNKAMPETTRETARAVVRRVVEQLEKKLASRTRATLTGALDRSARISRPRHRDIDWDRTIRANLKNYLPEYRTVVPERLIGYGRASQSVKKEVILCIDQSGSMAASVVYASVFGAVLASMRSIATRLVVFDTSVVDLTDQLDDPVDVLFGTQLGGGTDINRALAYCQSKITRPADTVVVLISDLYEGGIRNEMLKRVAAMKAAGVQFVALLALSDEGAPSYDREHAAALAALGAPAFACTPDLFPEVMAAAIEKRPLPEPSAS; encoded by the coding sequence ATGACGGCAATGCAGGCAGCGGCCGGTACGGATGACGAGCGGCTGCGCAGGTGGCGGCTGGTCCTCGGCGGGGGAGAGGCCGACGGGACCGGCTGCGCGCTCACCGGCCGGGACGCGGCGATGGATGCCGCGCTCGGCGCGCTCTACGGAGGCGCGGCCGGCGGCGGCCGGCGGCGCGGCGGGGAGCGGTCGGCCGGCCTCGGCGGCTCGGCGCCGTCGGTGGCCCGCTGGCTCGGCGACATCCGCCAGTACTTCCCCAGCTCGGTGGTGCAGGTGATGCAGCGCGATGCCATCGACCGGCTCGGGCTGTCCTCGCTGCTGCTGGAGCCGGAGATGCTGGAGGCCGTCGAACCGGACGTCCATCTGGTGGGAACCCTGCTCTCGCTGAACAAGGCGATGCCCGAGACGACCCGGGAGACCGCCCGCGCGGTGGTCCGCAGGGTGGTGGAGCAACTGGAGAAGAAGCTGGCCTCGCGGACCCGGGCCACCCTCACCGGAGCCCTCGACCGGTCCGCGCGGATCAGCCGCCCCCGGCACCGGGACATCGACTGGGACCGCACCATCCGGGCGAACCTGAAGAACTACCTCCCCGAGTACCGCACCGTCGTACCCGAGCGGCTGATCGGCTACGGCCGGGCGAGCCAGTCGGTGAAGAAGGAGGTCATCCTCTGCATCGACCAGTCCGGTTCGATGGCCGCCTCCGTGGTCTACGCCTCGGTCTTCGGCGCGGTGCTCGCCTCGATGCGGTCGATCGCCACCCGTCTGGTCGTGTTCGACACCTCGGTGGTCGATCTGACGGATCAGCTCGACGATCCGGTCGACGTGCTGTTCGGCACCCAGCTGGGCGGCGGCACCGACATCAACCGGGCCCTCGCCTACTGCCAGTCCAAGATCACCCGGCCGGCCGACACGGTGGTCGTCCTGATCAGCGACCTCTACGAGGGAGGCATCCGGAACGAGATGCTCAAGCGGGTGGCGGCGATGAAGGCGGCCGGAGTGCAGTTCGTCGCCCTGCTCGCGCTGTCCGACGAAGGGGCCCCTTCCTACGACCGCGAGCACGCCGCTGCCCTGGCCGCACTCGGCGCGCCCGCCTTCGCCTGCACCCCCGATCTGTTCCCGGAGGTGATGGCCGCCGCGATCGAGAAGCGACCGCTGCCCGAACCCTCGGCTTCGTGA
- a CDS encoding DUF5682 family protein, whose translation MTATATVTAAGPLLLGVRHHGPGSARAVRAALEAARPAAVLIEGPPEGDALLPLAADPGMRPPVALLAHAAGDPGRAAFWPLAGFSPEWVAIRWAQEAGVPVRFIDLPAAHSLAAEEQPGDEDGGHDTGGDPGGAVRIDPLAVLAGTAGYDDPERWWEDVVEHRGAGPADPLAPFEALGEAMGALREAYGDGGHARDLVREAYMRQKMRAAKREFGAGYAVVCGAWHVPALRAKTTAAADKALLARLPKVKVETAWVPWTHRRLARAGGYGAGITSPGWYGHLFTAPDRPVERWLTKVAGLLRAEDRQVSSAHVIEAVRLAETLAAMRGRPLPGLSETLEAARAVMCDGSDVPLALIEDRLVVGDLLGEVPETAPMVPLQRDLGRLQRSLRLKPEAADRELELDLRKDTDAAKSLLLHRLRLLGIGWGTPTVSRGGTGTFRETWRLRWEPELSVRVAEAAVWGNTVQSAATARAEADAAAAAELGEVTSLAERCLLAGLSEALPAVLRALADRAALDTDVARLAKALPALARSLRYGDVRGTDTAALGTVAAGLAERICVALPPACAAGLDADGAAELRGHLDAVHGAIGLLGSAPNTADTPDTPDTPDAPAEADGAAGAEPEPGPAEPGLAERWAAVLRTLAVRDTVPGLIRGRAARLLLDEGRLAPEETARLMGLALSPAAAPVDAAGWIEGFAGGGAGGGTLLVHDERLLGLIDTWLTGIPAGAFTDVLPLLRRTFGAYETGVRRSLGELARRGPGGGTARSGPAGSGGSVDGFAPDLDQDRADAVVPLVRLLLGTAA comes from the coding sequence ATGACCGCCACCGCCACCGTCACCGCCGCGGGGCCTCTGCTCCTCGGGGTACGGCACCACGGGCCCGGCTCGGCCCGTGCGGTGCGGGCCGCCCTGGAGGCGGCCCGGCCGGCGGCCGTGCTGATCGAGGGCCCGCCCGAGGGCGATGCCCTGCTGCCGCTCGCCGCCGACCCCGGGATGCGCCCCCCGGTCGCCCTGCTGGCACACGCGGCCGGCGATCCGGGCCGGGCCGCCTTCTGGCCGCTGGCCGGGTTCTCCCCCGAATGGGTGGCGATCCGCTGGGCGCAGGAGGCCGGCGTACCGGTCCGGTTCATCGACCTGCCGGCCGCCCACTCGCTGGCCGCCGAAGAGCAGCCGGGCGACGAGGACGGGGGCCACGACACGGGCGGCGACCCGGGCGGCGCGGTACGGATCGATCCGCTCGCGGTGCTGGCCGGGACCGCCGGGTACGACGACCCCGAGCGCTGGTGGGAGGACGTGGTCGAGCACCGGGGTGCGGGCCCGGCCGATCCGCTGGCCCCGTTCGAGGCGCTCGGCGAGGCGATGGGCGCTCTGCGCGAGGCGTACGGGGACGGCGGCCATGCCCGTGACCTGGTGCGCGAGGCGTACATGCGGCAGAAGATGCGGGCCGCGAAGCGGGAGTTCGGCGCGGGTTACGCGGTGGTGTGCGGGGCCTGGCACGTCCCGGCGCTGCGCGCGAAGACCACCGCGGCGGCCGACAAGGCGCTGCTGGCCCGACTGCCCAAGGTGAAGGTGGAGACCGCCTGGGTGCCCTGGACGCACCGCCGGCTCGCCCGGGCCGGCGGGTACGGGGCGGGCATCACGTCCCCGGGGTGGTACGGCCACCTGTTCACCGCCCCCGACCGGCCGGTCGAGCGCTGGCTGACCAAGGTCGCCGGCCTGCTGCGGGCGGAGGACCGGCAGGTCTCCTCGGCCCATGTGATCGAGGCGGTCCGGCTCGCCGAGACCCTGGCCGCGATGCGCGGCCGGCCGCTGCCCGGCCTCTCGGAGACCCTGGAGGCGGCCCGGGCGGTGATGTGCGACGGCTCGGACGTGCCGCTGGCCCTGATCGAGGACCGCCTCGTCGTCGGCGACCTGCTCGGCGAGGTCCCGGAGACGGCCCCGATGGTTCCGCTCCAGCGCGACCTCGGCCGGCTCCAGCGCTCGCTGCGGCTGAAGCCCGAGGCGGCGGACCGGGAGCTGGAGCTGGACCTGCGCAAGGACACCGACGCGGCGAAGAGCCTGCTGCTGCACCGGCTGCGGCTGCTCGGGATCGGCTGGGGCACGCCCACGGTGTCCCGGGGCGGCACCGGCACCTTCCGGGAGACCTGGCGGCTGCGCTGGGAGCCGGAGCTGTCGGTGCGGGTGGCCGAGGCCGCCGTCTGGGGCAATACGGTGCAGTCCGCCGCCACCGCCAGGGCGGAGGCGGACGCAGCCGCCGCGGCGGAGCTGGGTGAGGTCACCTCGCTGGCCGAGCGCTGCCTGCTGGCCGGGCTCTCCGAGGCGCTGCCCGCCGTACTGCGGGCCCTGGCCGACCGTGCTGCGCTGGACACCGATGTGGCCCGGCTGGCCAAGGCGCTGCCCGCGCTGGCCCGCTCCCTGCGGTACGGGGACGTCCGCGGCACCGACACCGCCGCGCTGGGCACGGTCGCGGCGGGCCTCGCCGAGCGCATCTGCGTGGCACTGCCGCCCGCCTGCGCGGCCGGACTCGATGCCGACGGTGCGGCCGAGCTGCGCGGTCATCTGGACGCGGTGCACGGGGCGATCGGCCTGCTGGGCTCCGCCCCGAATACCGCGGACACCCCGGACACCCCGGACACCCCGGATGCCCCGGCCGAAGCCGACGGCGCTGCGGGAGCCGAACCGGAACCGGGGCCGGCCGAGCCGGGGCTGGCGGAGCGCTGGGCGGCGGTGCTGCGCACGCTGGCCGTGCGGGACACCGTCCCCGGGCTGATCCGCGGCCGGGCGGCCCGGCTGCTGCTGGACGAGGGCCGGCTGGCCCCCGAGGAGACGGCCCGGCTGATGGGGCTGGCCCTGTCCCCGGCAGCGGCCCCGGTGGACGCGGCCGGCTGGATCGAGGGCTTCGCGGGCGGCGGCGCAGGCGGCGGCACCCTGCTGGTCCACGACGAGCGGCTGCTCGGCCTGATCGACACCTGGCTGACCGGTATACCGGCCGGCGCATTCACCGACGTACTGCCGTTGCTGCGCCGGACGTTCGGGGCGTACGAGACGGGCGTGCGGCGCTCTCTGGGCGAGCTGGCCCGCCGCGGACCGGGCGGCGGCACCGCCCGGTCCGGCCCGGCCGGGTCCGGCGGCTCCGTTGACGGGTTTGCCCCGGACCTGGACCAGGACCGCGCGGACGCGGTGGTCCCGCTGGTCCGGCTGCTGCTCGGCACGGCCGCCTGA
- a CDS encoding DUF6350 family protein, giving the protein MTQVTERGTSLPTPPRAAGRRRTPAAVACVLGGAMAAGLGLGSLAVLVMVLWISSPYPDSGPGGALHVAAGLWLLAHGTELIRYDTLSGVPAPVGLTPLLLVCLPVLLIRRAARLAVDDGGLPGSAVFSAVTCGYLLVGAAATAYAAGGPLPADPLSAAWHLPLVAVLAAVAGVWSAMPSWLPSLLPGGVRKVCERPRYALALRAGAAGALTLLGGGALLLGASLVWHGPAVQHTFLQLTGVWSGRFAVLLLAVALVPNAVVWGAAYGLGPGFALGAGATATPLAVTGTPALPRFPLLAALPPEGPGSPLTWAAVGVPVAAGLVAGWFAVRRARDVSYGETALTAALGGLVCGGLMGVLAWAAAGPLGTGALARFGPVWWETGGAAAMWTAGVAVPVAVGVQGWRTRPVWGTGTEPPPDRTPAMAPTPAPTPASTPAMAPVSTSASASASDSGQDPYQAPTRAPAPDPDPDSGTGRDPGPVGGEEWHVKGVRELRWAALRETSGTLIPPFPTPGPPPGAPADAPVEVPVAAAPELVPGVAGARVVARRDRAT; this is encoded by the coding sequence GTGACCCAAGTGACCGAACGCGGGACGTCGTTGCCGACGCCCCCGCGGGCCGCGGGCCGCCGGCGCACTCCGGCGGCCGTCGCCTGCGTACTGGGCGGCGCCATGGCCGCCGGGCTGGGGCTCGGCTCCCTCGCCGTCCTCGTGATGGTGCTGTGGATCAGCTCCCCGTATCCCGACAGTGGGCCGGGCGGTGCCCTCCATGTGGCGGCCGGGCTGTGGCTGCTCGCCCATGGCACAGAGCTGATCAGGTACGACACGCTGTCCGGGGTGCCCGCCCCGGTCGGCCTGACACCCCTTCTGCTGGTGTGCCTGCCCGTGCTGTTGATCCGGCGGGCCGCCCGGCTGGCCGTGGACGACGGGGGGCTGCCCGGCAGTGCCGTGTTCTCCGCCGTGACCTGCGGATACCTCCTCGTCGGCGCGGCTGCCACGGCCTACGCGGCGGGCGGACCGCTGCCCGCCGATCCGCTGAGCGCGGCCTGGCACCTGCCGCTGGTGGCCGTGCTGGCCGCGGTGGCGGGGGTGTGGTCGGCGATGCCGTCCTGGCTGCCGTCGCTGCTACCGGGGGGCGTACGGAAGGTGTGCGAGCGCCCCCGGTACGCGCTGGCGCTGCGTGCCGGTGCCGCCGGGGCGCTCACCCTGCTGGGCGGTGGTGCACTGCTGCTCGGCGCCTCGCTGGTCTGGCACGGCCCGGCCGTGCAGCACACGTTCCTCCAGCTCACGGGGGTGTGGTCGGGGCGGTTCGCGGTGCTGCTGCTGGCGGTGGCGCTGGTGCCGAATGCGGTGGTGTGGGGTGCGGCCTACGGGCTCGGCCCCGGGTTCGCCCTCGGGGCGGGAGCCACCGCCACTCCGCTGGCCGTCACCGGAACCCCCGCACTGCCCCGCTTCCCGCTGCTGGCGGCCCTTCCCCCGGAGGGGCCGGGCTCGCCGCTGACCTGGGCGGCGGTGGGGGTGCCGGTGGCGGCGGGGCTGGTGGCCGGCTGGTTCGCGGTACGGCGGGCGCGGGACGTCTCGTACGGGGAGACGGCGCTGACGGCGGCGCTGGGCGGGCTGGTGTGCGGGGGGCTGATGGGAGTGCTGGCCTGGGCGGCTGCGGGGCCGCTGGGAACCGGGGCGCTGGCCCGGTTCGGGCCGGTGTGGTGGGAGACGGGAGGGGCGGCGGCGATGTGGACGGCGGGGGTGGCGGTGCCGGTGGCTGTGGGGGTGCAGGGGTGGCGGACGCGGCCGGTGTGGGGGACGGGCACGGAACCGCCCCCGGACCGCACCCCGGCCATGGCCCCGACTCCGGCCCCGACTCCGGCCTCGACTCCGGCCATGGCTCCGGTTTCGACTTCGGCTTCGGCTTCGGCTTCCGATTCGGGTCAGGACCCGTATCAGGCCCCGACTCGGGCTCCGGCTCCCGACCCCGACCCCGACTCCGGTACGGGGCGGGATCCGGGGCCGGTGGGTGGGGAGGAGTGGCATGTGAAGGGGGTGCGGGAGCTGCGATGGGCGGCCCTCCGCGAAACCTCGGGCACCCTGATCCCGCCGTTCCCGACGCCTGGGCCGCCGCCCGGGGCTCCTGCTGATGCTCCGGTGGAGGTTCCTGTTGCGGCGGCTCCTGAGTTGGTGCCGGGGGTGGCGGGGGCCAGGGTGGTGGCGCGGCGGGACCGGGCGACGTAG